The following are from one region of the Sorghum bicolor cultivar BTx623 chromosome 2, Sorghum_bicolor_NCBIv3, whole genome shotgun sequence genome:
- the LOC8054577 gene encoding ABC transporter G family member 53, whose protein sequence is MDDAGEIHALGSLRRDGSVWSAASNVFSSLSSAGSGGGGDDDEEALRWAALEKLPTYDRARTAVLAMPEGDLRQVNVQKLDPQERHALLQRLAWVGDDHQRFLSKFKDRVDRVRIELPKIEVRYQNLNVEAEAYVGSRGLPTIFNTYANVLEGIANALHITPSRKQKISILHNVSGIIKPHRMTLLLGPPGAGKTSLLLALAGTLPPSLEVTGNITYNGHTMDEFEARRSAAYVSQHDLHMGELTVRETVNFSARCQGSGHRYDLLVELSRREKDAGIIPDKETDTYMKAAATGEQKADVVTNHILKVLGLDICADTIVGNNMLRGISGGQKKRVTTAEMLVTPGRALFMDEISTGLDSSTTFQIVNSIRQTIHIVGGTAVIALLQPAPETYELFDDIILLSDGQVVYNGPREYVLEFFESVGFKCPQRKGVADFLQEVTSKKDQRQYWKHGDDTYRYVPVKEFAEAFQSFHVGEAIRNELAVPFDKSTSHPAALKTSKYGASVRELLKANIDREILLMKRNSFVYIFKAVQLTLMALITMTVFLRTNMHRDSVTDGRIYMGALFFGILMIMFNGLAEVGLTIAKLPVFFKQRDLLFYPAWTYSLPSWIIKTPLSLLNVTIWVFITYYVIGFDPNVERLFRQFLLLLLMNEASSGLFRFIAGLARHQVVASTLGSFGILICMLLGGFLLARENVKKWWIWGYWISPLMYAQNAISVNEFLGSSWNKQANPGSAEPLGKLVLESRGLFPEAKWYWIGVGALFGYVLLFNILYTICLTFLKPFDTNQPTISEETLKIKQANLTGEVLEASSRGRVANTTVTARSTLDESNDEATVNSSQVNKGMVLPFVPLSITFEDIRYSVDMPEAIRAQGVTETRLELLKGISGSFRPGVLTALMGVSGAGKTTLMDVLAGRKTSGYIEGNITISGYPKKQETFARISGYCEQNDIHSPNVTVYESLAFSAWLRLPADVDSSTRKMFIDEVMELVELSPLKDALVGLPGVSGLSTEQRKRLTIAVELVANPSIIFMDEPTSGLDARAAAIVMRAIRNTVDTGRTVVCTIHQPSIDIFESFDELFLMKRGGEEIYVGPLGLHSCELIKYFEDIEGVNKIKDGYNPSTWMLEVTSTMQEQITGINFSEVYKNSELYRRNKTLIKELSTPPEGSSDLSFPTEYSQTFLTQCFACLWKQSMSYWRNPPYTAVKYFYTTVIALLFGTMFWGVGRKRDSQQDLFNAMGSMYASVIFMGVQNSGSVQPVVSVERTVFYRERAAHMYSPLPYALGQVVIELPYIFVQSLIYGVLVYAMIGFEWTAAKFFWYLFFMYFTLAYYTFYGMMVVGLTPNYNISSVASTAFYAIWNLFSGFLIPRTRIPVWWRWFYWICPIAWTLNGLVTSQFGDVTENFSNSGVRISDFVEDYFGYHHDLLWLVAVVVVAFPVIFALLFGLSLKIFNFQKR, encoded by the exons atggACGACGCCGGGGAGATACACGCGCTGGGGAGCCTGCGGCGGGACGGATCGGTGTGGTCGGCCGCCAGCAACGTCTTCTCCTCGCTGTCGTCCGCGGGGAGCgggggcggcggcgacgacgacgaggaggccctGCGGTGGGCGGCGCTCGAGAAGCTGCCCACCTACgaccgcgcgcggacggccgtgCTCGCCATGCCCGAGGGCGACCTCCGCCAGGTGAACGTGCAGAAGCTCGACCCGCAGGAGCGCCACGCGCTGCTGCAGCGCCTCGCGTGGGTCGGCGACGACCACCAGCGGTTCCTCTCCAAGTTCAAGGACCGCGTCGACCG AGTGAGGATTGAGCTGCCCAAGATCGAAGTGCGTTACCAGAACCTGAACGTCGAGGCAGAGGCGTATGTCGGCAGCAGGGGGCTGCCCACCATCTTCAACACATACGCCAATGTGCTCGAG GGCATCGCAAATGCTCTTCACATAACACCAAGTAGGAAGCAGAAAATATCGATTCTCCACAATGTCAGCGGTATTATCAAGCCGCACAG AATGACACTGCTTTTGGGTCCTCCTGGTGCGGGGAAAACCTCACTGCTGCTGGCCTTAGCTGGAACACTCCCTCCAAGTCTTGAG GTAACAGGGAATATAACTTACAATGGGCATACAATGGACGAGTTTGAGGCCCGGAGATCAGCTGCTTATGTCAGCCAACATGATCTACACATGGGAGAGTTGACTGTTCGTGAGACGGTCAATTTCTCTGCAAGATGTCAAGGAAGTGGCCATCGCTATG ACTTGCTAGTGGAATTGTCAAGAAGAGAAAAGGATGCAGGAATCATACCAGATAAAGAAACTGATACCTACATGAAG GCTGCTGCTACAGGAGAGCAAAAGGCTGATGTGGTCACAAATCACATACTAAAG GTCTTGGGGTTGGATATCTGTGCTGACACAATCGTTGGAAACAATATGTTGAGAGGCATATCCGGAGGCCAAAAAAAACGGGTAACTACAG CTGAGATGCTTGTAACCCCAGGACGAGCCCTTTTCATGGATGAGATATCAACCGGACTTGACAGCTCAACAACCTTCCAGATTGTGAACTCTATCCGGCAAACCATTCACATTGTTGGCGGAACAGCAGTTATTGCTTTGCTACAACCTGCACCTGAGACATATGAATTGTTTGATGATATAATTCTTCTCTCAGATGGTCAGGTTGTCTACAATGGTCCTCGTGAATATGTTCTTGAGTTCTTTGAGTCAGTTGGCTTCAAATGCCCGCAGCGGAAAGGTGTAGCCGACTTCCTGCAGGAA GTTACATCAAAGAAAGATCAGAGACAATACTGGAAACATGGTGATGACACCTACCGATATGTCCCCGTGAAGGAGTTTGCAGAAGCATTTCAATCTTTCCATGTTGGTGAGGCTATACGAAATGAGTTGGCAGTCCCATTTGACAAGAGTACGAGTCATCCTGCTGCTCTGAAAACATCAAAATATGGCGCCAGCGTGAGAGAGCTACTTAAAGCAAATATTGACAGAGAGATATTGCTAATGAAAAGAAATTCCTTTGTATACATATTCAAGGCAGTTCAG CTAACACTCATGGCACTCATTACGATGACCGTCTTTCTCCGAACCAATATGCATCGTGACTCAGTAACAGATGGAAGGATATACATGGGTGCCCTGTTCTTTGGGATCCTGATGATCATGTTCAATGGACTGGCAGAAGTTGGCCTAACTATTGCAAAGCTCCCAGTTTTCTTCAAGCAAAGGGATCTTCTCTTCTACCCTGCATGGACATACTCCTTGCCATCATGGATCATTAAGACTCCCCTCTCCTTGCTGAATGTAACAATTTGGGTCTTCATAACATACTATGTTATTGGATTTGATCCCAACGTAGAAAG ACTTTTTAGGCAGTTCCTGCTCCTCTTACTAATGAACGAGGCATCATCAGGATTGTTCCGTTTCATTGCCGGGCTTGCAAGGCATCAGGTTGTTGCAAGCACCCTTGGTTCATTCGGCATTCTGATATGCATGCTTTTGGGTGGATTCCTCCTGGCAAGAG AGAATGTGAAGAAATGGTGGATTTGGGGGTACTGGATATCACCCCTGATGTATGCACAAAATGCCATATCAGTAAATGAATTCCTGGGTAGCAGCTGGAATAAG CAAGCAAACCCCGGTTCAGCAGAACCACTTGGAAAACTAGTTCTAGAATCTCGTGGACTTTTTCCTGAGGCAAAATGGTACTGGATTGGTGTGGGTGCCTTGTTTGGATATGTGCTGCTATTCAATATACTCTACACTATCTGCCTCACATTCCTCAAGC CATTTGACACTAATCAACCAACAATTTCTGAGGAGACGTTGAAGATAAAACAAGCAAATCTAACCGGTGAAGTTTTAGAAGCATCATCGAGAGGACGGGTTGCCAACACTACAGTAACAGCTAGAA GTACTTTGGATGAGAGCAATGATGAAGCGACAGTAAATTCTAGTCAAGTCAACAAAGGAATGGTCCTCCCTTTTGTACCTCTCTCCATCACTTTTGAAGATATAAGATACAGTGTGGACATGCCAGAG GCAATCAGAGCACAAGGTGTCACAGAGACCCGGTTGGAACTACTGAAAGGTATAAGTGGTTCGTTTAGGCCAGGAGTACTTACTGCTCTTATGGGTGTCAGTGGTGCTGGCAAGACCACACTGATGGATGTGTTGGCTGGGAGGAAGACCAGTGGATACATTGAGGGCAACATTACCATATCAGGTTACCCGAAGAAACAAGAAACTTTTGCTCGTATATCAGGATACTGTGAGCAAAATGACATCCATTCACCAAATGTTACCGTCTATGAATCCCTTGCATTCTCTGCATGGCTCAGATTACCTGCTGATGTTGATTCCTCGACAAGAAAG ATGTTTATTGATGAGGTTATGGAGCTTGTGGAGCTTTCACCCTTGAAAGATGCATTGGTGGGATTGCCTGGTGTGAGCGGACTATCAACAGAGCAAAGGAAGAGGCTAACAATAGCTGTTGAGCTTGTTGCTAATCCTTCTATAATTTTCATGGATGAACCGACATCTGGACTTGATGCTCGAGCAGCAGCTATTGTCATGAGGGCAATAAGGAATACTGTGGACACAGGAAGAACGGTTGTTTGTACCATTCACCAACCAAGTATAGATATCTTTGAATCTTTTGATGAG CTCTTCCTTATGAAACGTGGAGGTGAAGAGATTTATGTAGGTCCACTAGGACTGCACTCATGTGAACTGATCAAATATTTTGAG GATATCGAAGGTGTCAACAAGATAAAAGATGGCTACAACCCCTCGACATGGATGCTGGAAGTGACTAGTACAATGCAAGAACAGATAACTGGTATTAACTTCAGCGAAGTATACAAGAACTCAGAATTATACAg GAGGAATAAAACTTTGATAAAGGAGCTAAGCACGCCTCCAGAAGGTTCAAGTGACCTATCTTTTCCAACCGAATACTCGCAGACTTTCCTCACACAGTGTTTCGCTTGCCTGTGGAAGCAAAGTATGTCATATTGGAGAAACCCTCCATATACTGCTGTCAAATACTTCTACACAACAGTGATTGCCCTGttgtttggaacaatgttctGGGGTGTAGGCAGAAAAAG GGATAGTCAACAGGACTTGTTCAATGCCATGGGTTCCATGTATGCCTCAGTTATTTTCATGGGAGTACAGAATTCTGGTTCAGTTCAGCCAGTTGTATCAGTTGAGCGAACAGTCTTTTACAGGGAAAGGGCGGCTCATATGTACTCACCATTGCCATATGCCTTGGGACAG GTTGTAATTGAACTTCCATACATCTTTGTTCAGTCCTTAATATATGGTGTACTGGTGTATGCTATGATTGGGTTTGAATGGACAGCTGCCAAGTTCTTTTGGTACCTGTTCTTCATGTATTTCACTCTAGCATACTACACATTTTACGGGATGATGGTGGTGGGCCTGACTCCGAACTACAATATCTCCTCTGTTGCTTCCACTGCATTTTATGCCATTTGGAACCTTTTCTCAGGATTTTTAATACCAAGAACT AGAATTCCAGTTTGGTGGAGATGGTTCTACTGGATTTGCCCAATTGCATGGACACTCAACGGACTGGTGACTTCGCAATTTGGAGATGTAACCGAGAATTTCAGTAACAGTGGGGTGCGTATATCTGACTTTGTCGAAGACTACTTTGGGTACCATCACGACTTGCTGTGGCTGGTTGCTGTGGTGGTGGTCGCATTCCCTGTGATCTTTGCCTTGCTTTTCGGGCTCTCGCTCAAGATATTCAACTTCCAGAAGAGGTAA
- the LOC8055530 gene encoding hydroquinone glucosyltransferase, producing MSQVHAPHVVMLTSPGVGHVAPVAELAGRLAAHHGFTSTIVTYTNLSSPTNSSALASLPPGVVSTTALPEVPIDDLPADAHIVTRILVVVQRTLPHLRALLRSLLDAPAGITVFLTDMLCPAALAVAQDLGVPRYVFYTSSLMSLSSLLDTPELARTTTCEFRDLPEPVVIPGCLPLRGADLVEPLQDRANPVYDLLVDLCLDYLRGDGFIVHTLDAMEHETLAALRDLSDKGVYPPAYAVGPFLRSYSDKSAEHHCMRWLDGQPDGSVLYVCFGSGGTLSSTQTAELAAGLEASGQRFLWVVRLPSDKDSCGSYFGPAAGDPLSYLPEGFTERTRGTGLVVPQWAPQVEILGHRAVGGFLSHCGWNSSLETVSSGVPVLAWPLFAEQRMNAVKLEHVGLALRVSARREDGVVPREEVAAVTRELMVGEKGAMARKKARQLQAEALKAAVPGGPAYQALAAVVDMWKCAHSSPAVAAGGL from the coding sequence ATGTCACAAGTGCATGCACCGCACGTCGTCATGCTCACGAGCCCCGGCGTGGGTCACGTCGCCCCGGTGGCCGAGCTCGCCGGGCGACTCGCCGCACACCACGGCTTCACCTCCACGATCGTCACCTACACCAACCTCTCGTCGCCCACAAACTCTTCCGCGCTGGCCTCCCTCCCGCCGGGCGTCGTCTCCACCACCGCGCTCCCGGAGGTGCCCATCGACGACCTCCCCGCCGACGCGCACATCGTGACCCGCATCCTCGTCGTCGTCCAGCGCACGCTCCCGCACCTCCGCGCGCTGCTCCGCTCCCTTCTCGACGCTCCCGCCGGCATCACGGTGTTCCTGACCGACATGCTGTGCCCAGCAGCGCTCGCCGTCGCCCAAGACCTCGGCGTGCCGCGATACGTCTTCTACACCTCGAGCCTCATGTCGCTGTCGTCGCTGCTCGACACGCCGGAGCTCGCCAGGACAACCACCTGCGAGTTCCGCGACCTCCCAGAGCCCGTCGTCATCCCGGGGTGCCTGCCGCTGCGCGGTGCCGACCTCGTCGAACCCCTCCAGGACCGTGCCAACCCCGTGTACGACCTCCTGGTCGACCTGTGCCTCGACTACCTCCGCGGCGACGGCTTCATCGTCCACACCTTGGACGCCATGGAGCACGAGACTCTGGCGGCGCTCAGAGATCTTTCCGACAAGGGCGTGTACCCTCCGGCCTACGCCGTCGGCCCGTTCCTCCGCTCCTACTCCGACAAGTCCGCCGAGCACCACTGCATGCGGTGGCTGGACGGGCAGCCGGACGGGTCGGTCTTGTACGTGTGTTTCGGCAGCGGCGGCACGCTGTCGAGCACGCAGACGGCGGAGCTGGCCGCCGGGCTGGAGGCGAGTGGGCAGAGGTTCCTGTGGGTGGTTCGGCTCCCCAGCGACAAGGACAGCTGCGGGAGCTACTTTGGCCCCGCCGCCGGCGACCCGCTGAGCTACCTGCCGGAGGGGTTCACGGAGAGGACAAGGGGCACCGGGCTTGTCGTGCCGCAGTGGGCACCGCAGGTGGAGATCCTGGGCCACCGCGCCGTGGGAGGGTTCCTGTCGCACTGCGGCTGGAACTCGTCGCTAGAGACGGTGTCCTCCGGCGTGCCGGTGCTGGCATGGCCGCTATTCGCCGAGCAGAGGATGAACGCCGTGAAGCTGGAGCACGTCGGCCTGGCGCTGCGAGTGAGCGCCCGGCGGGAGGACGGGGTGGTGCCGCGGGAGGAGGTGGCCGCGGTGACGAGGGAGCTGATGGTGGGGGAGAAGGGCGCCATGGCGCGGAAGAAGGCGCGCCAGCTGCAGGCGGAGGCTTTGAAGGCGGCGGTACCAGGCGGGCCAGCTTACCAGGCGCTCGCTGCCGTCGTCGACATGTGGAAGTGTGCTCATTCAAGTCCGGCCGTTGCAGCTGGTGGACTGTGA